In the genome of Vibrio sp. NTOU-M3, one region contains:
- the pdxJ gene encoding pyridoxine 5'-phosphate synthase, giving the protein MSSIYLGVNIDHIATLRNARGTKYPDPVHAAEIAERAGADGITIHLREDRRHILDRDVRILRETLQTRMNLEMAVTDEMVEIALNTKPEYVCLVPEKREELTTEGGLDVVGQLEKVKAATQKLTDAGIKVSLFIDADREQIDAAKACGAPFIELHTGHYADAETEEDQQDELKKIAAGASYAADQGITVNAGHGLTYHNVAAIAAIPEIFELNIGHSIIGRAVFDGLAKAVTDMKAIMEAARK; this is encoded by the coding sequence ATGAGCTCAATTTATCTAGGTGTGAACATCGATCATATTGCGACGCTGCGTAATGCGCGTGGTACTAAATATCCTGATCCTGTACATGCGGCTGAAATTGCTGAACGTGCAGGTGCTGATGGGATCACGATTCATTTACGTGAAGATCGTCGTCATATTCTGGACCGTGATGTGCGCATTTTACGAGAAACGCTTCAAACGCGAATGAATTTGGAAATGGCCGTGACGGATGAAATGGTTGAGATTGCACTCAATACTAAGCCTGAATATGTGTGTTTAGTTCCTGAGAAGCGTGAGGAACTAACAACAGAAGGTGGCCTTGATGTTGTTGGTCAGCTTGAGAAAGTGAAAGCGGCAACACAAAAGCTGACTGATGCGGGGATTAAAGTTTCTCTATTTATTGATGCGGATCGTGAGCAAATCGATGCAGCTAAAGCTTGTGGTGCACCATTTATTGAGCTTCACACAGGTCATTACGCAGATGCCGAAACAGAAGAAGATCAGCAAGATGAACTCAAAAAAATCGCTGCTGGCGCAAGTTATGCGGCGGATCAAGGGATCACGGTAAACGCAGGTCATGGCTTGACTTATCACAATGTAGCAGCGATTGCGGCTATTCCAGAGATCTTTGAACTGAACATTGGCCACTCTATTATCGGTCGTGCTGTATTCGATGGCCTAGCAAAAGCCGTGACGGACATGAAAGCGATCATGGAAGCGGCGCGTAAATAA
- the recO gene encoding DNA repair protein RecO, with product MSSEGLQRCFVLHRRPYSESSLILDVFSEEYGRLTLMSKGARSKRSNLKGALQPFTPLLLKWSGQGSMKTLRQAEPISLGLPLFGINLYSAMYVNELIGRVLVAEVPMPALFHDYLHALTELAQCDNPEPALRRFELALLSAMGYGVDFLHCAGSGEPVEPDMTYRYREQKGFIASVRRDNLTFYGNELIAISERRFTTKEQLKAAKRFTRMALKPYLGGKPLKSRELFLSQTSIPNARSIGK from the coding sequence ATGTCTTCAGAAGGATTACAGCGCTGTTTTGTCTTGCATCGTCGCCCTTACAGCGAGTCGAGCCTGATCCTTGATGTTTTTAGTGAAGAATATGGTCGTCTCACATTAATGTCGAAAGGGGCACGAAGTAAGCGTTCGAATCTGAAAGGAGCATTACAACCTTTTACGCCCTTATTACTTAAGTGGTCAGGGCAAGGTTCAATGAAGACATTACGCCAAGCTGAGCCGATAAGCCTTGGTTTACCCTTATTTGGCATCAACTTGTACTCTGCTATGTACGTCAATGAGTTAATTGGGCGTGTCTTGGTAGCAGAAGTCCCCATGCCTGCGCTATTTCATGATTATCTCCACGCATTAACTGAACTTGCTCAGTGTGATAACCCAGAGCCAGCACTACGGCGTTTCGAATTGGCATTACTTTCAGCCATGGGGTATGGCGTAGATTTTCTGCACTGTGCTGGTAGTGGTGAACCTGTCGAACCTGATATGACTTACCGTTATCGTGAGCAAAAGGGGTTTATTGCTTCGGTACGTCGAGATAACTTAACTTTTTATGGTAATGAGCTCATTGCCATCAGTGAGCGCCGTTTTACAACAAAAGAGCAGTTAAAAGCGGCAAAACGCTTTACACGTATGGCATTAAAGCCGTATCTTGGCGGCAAACCACTAAAAAGCCGGGAACTCTTTCTATCCCAGACAAGCATTCCCAACGCAAGGAGTATTGGAAAATGA
- the rseB gene encoding sigma-E factor regulatory protein RseB, with product MRKILISVLTLLSLNVNTAFADDKPAEALLHQMNEASQHLNFELSYILIKKNSIEPLLYRHARPKESDQQLAHLVYLSGPMREVIRRGKEISYIETGAEPFTIESGNMVAPTIPLLNSNVEQLSRYYDFVQVGRAREAGTACQVLRVVPKDGLRYSYVLWVDEKSKLPLRADLVDRDGEILEQYRTISYSVNDRIADILSGLNDAKLPEVLSLPKGNLRETFWSVGWIPDGFEPKELNRYRMSVTERMVESQMYSDGLFNFSVYVSNSDNHSLKGQLVRQGRRTLHSYVKGNAEISVIGDIPPATAKRIAQSVTFKPVPAQ from the coding sequence ATGAGAAAAATTCTGATCAGTGTGCTGACACTGCTCAGTTTGAATGTAAACACAGCCTTTGCAGATGACAAACCTGCGGAGGCTTTGTTACATCAAATGAACGAAGCCAGTCAGCACTTAAATTTCGAACTGTCTTATATCTTAATCAAGAAGAACAGTATCGAACCGTTGCTGTATCGCCACGCCCGTCCTAAGGAGAGCGACCAGCAGCTTGCGCACCTTGTTTATCTCAGTGGCCCGATGAGAGAAGTGATCCGTCGAGGCAAGGAGATCAGCTATATTGAAACCGGTGCAGAACCTTTCACCATCGAATCTGGCAACATGGTTGCGCCAACCATTCCTTTATTGAACTCGAATGTTGAACAGCTCAGCCGTTACTATGATTTTGTTCAGGTAGGACGTGCTCGCGAAGCGGGAACAGCATGTCAGGTATTACGCGTGGTTCCAAAAGATGGCTTGCGATATTCCTATGTCTTGTGGGTCGATGAAAAGAGCAAACTACCGCTACGCGCAGATCTCGTTGACCGTGATGGTGAGATATTAGAGCAATATCGCACGATTTCTTACAGCGTGAATGATCGTATTGCGGATATCTTGAGTGGCTTAAATGACGCCAAATTACCTGAGGTTCTCTCTTTGCCAAAAGGCAATCTGCGTGAAACGTTTTGGAGTGTAGGGTGGATCCCGGATGGATTTGAACCCAAAGAGCTCAATCGTTATCGCATGTCCGTCACAGAGCGAATGGTTGAAAGCCAGATGTACAGTGATGGTTTGTTTAACTTTTCCGTCTATGTTTCCAACAGCGATAATCATTCACTGAAAGGTCAATTGGTTCGCCAAGGCCGCAGAACACTTCATAGTTACGTGAAGGGGAATGCAGAAATCTCGGTGATTGGAGATATTCCTCCTGCAACGGCAAAACGTATTGCACAATCTGTCACATTTAAGCCGGTACCAGCTCAATGA
- the lepB gene encoding signal peptidase I: MANTFSLILVIVTLVTGIVWTLEKLVWAKKRAAKVADVEAQTNGLDAAMAEKVKAQPWWVENSVSIFPVIAFVLVLRSFIYEPFQIPSGSMMPTLLVGDFILVEKYAYGLKDPVWRKQLVETGKPERGDIVVFKYPPQPNIDYIKRVVGLPGDLIRYNSNKELCIQQAGMSVCEPVKLSNVQESAFNDRGIPLVQLEEKLGPVEHNILVNPLVRNPVEQYYPRGGNSEWVVPQGQYFVMGDNRDNSADSRYWGFVPEANLVGKAVAIWISFEFERDSDSALPSWIPTGVRFNRIGGIN; encoded by the coding sequence ATGGCGAATACATTCTCACTTATTCTAGTCATCGTTACGTTGGTAACGGGGATAGTCTGGACATTAGAGAAGCTGGTATGGGCAAAGAAAAGAGCAGCGAAAGTTGCTGACGTTGAAGCACAAACAAATGGCCTAGACGCGGCAATGGCTGAAAAAGTCAAAGCTCAGCCATGGTGGGTTGAAAATAGTGTTTCCATTTTCCCTGTTATTGCTTTTGTCCTAGTGTTGCGTTCGTTTATTTATGAACCATTTCAAATCCCTTCTGGCTCTATGATGCCAACCCTTCTGGTGGGGGATTTTATTCTGGTTGAAAAGTATGCTTACGGCCTGAAAGATCCGGTGTGGCGTAAACAACTGGTAGAAACTGGTAAGCCAGAGCGTGGTGATATTGTGGTATTCAAATACCCACCACAACCAAATATCGACTACATCAAGCGTGTGGTTGGTTTACCGGGAGACCTTATCCGTTATAACAGCAATAAAGAGCTGTGTATTCAACAAGCTGGGATGTCGGTTTGTGAGCCTGTGAAGCTATCTAACGTTCAAGAAAGTGCGTTTAATGATCGCGGGATCCCGCTGGTGCAACTGGAAGAAAAACTCGGTCCGGTGGAGCACAATATTTTAGTCAATCCGCTCGTACGTAATCCGGTGGAGCAATATTATCCACGTGGTGGTAATAGCGAATGGGTTGTACCACAAGGTCAGTATTTTGTGATGGGTGATAACCGTGATAACAGTGCTGACAGTCGCTACTGGGGTTTTGTTCCAGAAGCTAACCTAGTCGGTAAAGCCGTGGCGATTTGGATCAGCTTTGAATTTGAGCGTGATTCAGACAGCGCGCTACCGTCTTGGATTCCTACTGGTGTGCGTTTTAACCGCATTGGTGGTATTAACTAA
- the acpS gene encoding holo-ACP synthase, giving the protein MAIVGLGTDIAEIERVEKALNRSGEAFAERILAQPELESFRALKQQSRYLAKRFAAKEAASKALGTGIAHGVSFHDFIISNDEHGKPLLTLSGKALELSQQMQISSIHLSISDERRYAVATVIFEK; this is encoded by the coding sequence ATGGCGATTGTAGGTTTAGGGACGGACATTGCTGAAATTGAACGCGTAGAGAAAGCGCTCAATCGCTCTGGAGAGGCGTTTGCAGAACGCATTCTTGCTCAACCTGAATTGGAGAGCTTTCGAGCGCTCAAACAACAGTCTCGTTATCTGGCTAAGCGCTTTGCAGCCAAAGAGGCGGCATCTAAAGCTTTAGGGACGGGGATTGCTCATGGTGTGAGCTTTCATGACTTCATTATTTCCAATGATGAACATGGTAAGCCACTTCTGACGCTTTCAGGTAAAGCGCTTGAGTTATCACAGCAAATGCAAATATCCAGCATTCACCTATCCATCTCAGATGAACGTCGCTATGCAGTAGCGACGGTCATCTTTGAAAAATAA
- a CDS encoding RseA family anti-sigma factor, translated as MADKEKLSALMDGELVDKALISDLERDQESLQAWKNYHLIGDVMRGEAPEKPEWNIAESVALALEAEPAHSALETHRSAQVTELAQEAQPTPAQARRQLPAWLTQFGQVAVAACVSLAVILGVQQYGGSDPSQPEADQLPVLQTIPFSGSAEPVSLTRDSVEKQVNEVNVQEQRRRINAMLQDYELQLRLNSESNDHIDQPEAVIE; from the coding sequence ATGGCTGACAAAGAAAAACTTTCAGCACTCATGGATGGGGAGTTGGTTGATAAAGCTCTAATTAGTGATTTAGAGCGTGACCAAGAAAGCCTGCAAGCTTGGAAAAATTACCATTTAATTGGTGATGTCATGCGAGGTGAAGCTCCTGAAAAACCGGAGTGGAATATAGCTGAAAGTGTTGCTTTAGCATTAGAAGCTGAGCCCGCTCATAGTGCTCTAGAAACACACCGTAGTGCTCAGGTTACGGAGCTTGCTCAAGAAGCTCAACCGACACCTGCGCAAGCTCGTCGTCAACTTCCTGCTTGGTTAACTCAATTTGGTCAGGTTGCTGTGGCTGCGTGTGTATCATTGGCTGTTATTTTAGGTGTGCAGCAATATGGTGGTAGCGATCCTTCCCAGCCTGAAGCTGACCAACTGCCTGTTTTGCAGACTATTCCATTTTCTGGCAGCGCAGAGCCTGTGAGCTTGACGCGTGACTCTGTGGAAAAGCAAGTTAATGAAGTGAATGTTCAAGAGCAGCGACGTCGTATTAACGCAATGCTGCAAGATTATGAACTTCAGCTTAGACTTAACAGCGAGAGTAATGATCATATTGATCAGCCTGAAGCGGTAATTGAATGA
- the rnc gene encoding ribonuclease III codes for MNSPISKLEKKLGYQFADAELINLALTHRSANGKHNERLEFLGDSILSFVIADDLYHRFPKVNEGDMSRMRATLVRGNTLAELGREFELGDHLKLGPGELKSGGFRRDSILADAVEAIIGAIYLDSDIEVVRGIILNWYKTRLEAIKPGVSQKDPKTRLQEFLQGRRKPLPVYTVTNIKGEAHNQEFTVSCEVAGIGQPVIGKGTSRRKAEQAAAETALEQLTNG; via the coding sequence ATGAATTCTCCAATATCGAAACTAGAAAAAAAGCTTGGCTACCAATTTGCTGATGCTGAGCTTATCAATTTGGCACTGACTCACCGCAGTGCGAATGGAAAACATAATGAACGTCTTGAGTTTCTGGGCGATTCAATTTTAAGTTTTGTCATTGCTGACGATCTTTATCATCGTTTCCCGAAAGTCAATGAGGGTGACATGAGCCGTATGCGCGCGACTTTGGTTCGCGGCAATACATTGGCAGAGCTTGGACGAGAGTTTGAGCTAGGAGATCACTTAAAATTAGGTCCAGGTGAGTTGAAAAGTGGCGGTTTCCGCCGTGATTCCATTCTGGCTGATGCTGTGGAAGCGATCATTGGTGCTATCTATCTTGATAGCGACATTGAAGTGGTTCGCGGCATTATCCTTAACTGGTACAAAACTCGCCTAGAGGCTATCAAGCCAGGCGTGTCACAAAAAGATCCAAAGACTCGTTTGCAAGAATTCTTGCAAGGACGTCGTAAGCCATTACCGGTCTATACTGTGACTAATATTAAAGGTGAAGCACACAATCAGGAATTTACTGTATCGTGTGAGGTTGCAGGTATTGGACAGCCTGTTATAGGTAAAGGCACCAGCCGCCGCAAGGCAGAGCAAGCGGCTGCTGAAACGGCACTAGAGCAGTTAACAAATGGCTGA
- the erpA gene encoding iron-sulfur cluster insertion protein ErpA has product MSEVNIPLTFSDAAASRVKMLIAEEENPELKLRVYITGGGCSGFQYGFTFDENVNEGDMTIENCGVTLVVDPMSLQYLIGGEVDYTEGLEGSRFFVNNPNATTTCGCGASFSV; this is encoded by the coding sequence GTGAGCGAAGTAAATATCCCATTAACTTTTTCAGACGCTGCAGCAAGTCGTGTGAAAATGCTGATTGCAGAGGAAGAGAATCCTGAGCTAAAGCTACGTGTATATATCACCGGTGGCGGTTGCAGTGGTTTTCAATACGGTTTTACCTTTGATGAAAACGTCAATGAAGGTGACATGACGATTGAAAATTGCGGCGTAACCTTAGTGGTTGACCCAATGAGTTTACAATACTTGATTGGTGGAGAAGTGGATTATACCGAAGGCCTAGAGGGCTCCCGCTTTTTTGTGAACAACCCAAATGCGACAACCACTTGTGGTTGTGGTGCATCCTTTAGCGTTTAA
- the era gene encoding GTPase Era has product MADNEFDIDAFFASNGEVSSPENQHCGFIAIVGRPNVGKSTLLNKILGQKISITSRKPQTTRHRIMGVDTDGDYQAIYVDTPGLHIEEKRAINRLMNRAANSSLSDVNLVFFLVDGTHWTNDDEMVLTKLQKANFPVVLCVNKVDNVQDRNEVMLHMMEMSKKMEFVDVVPISAKHGKNIDVLRKHVRDHLPKAIHHFPEEYVTDRSQRFMASEIVREKLMRFTGEELPYSVTVEIERFDYNPETDGFHINALILVERSGQKKMVIGKGGEKIKTIGREARLDMEELFGRKVYLETWVKVKSGWADDERALRSLGYIDDL; this is encoded by the coding sequence ATGGCTGATAACGAATTTGATATCGATGCATTTTTTGCATCAAACGGTGAGGTAAGCTCACCTGAAAACCAGCACTGTGGCTTTATCGCCATTGTTGGGCGCCCAAATGTGGGTAAATCAACGCTACTGAACAAGATTTTAGGTCAGAAGATCTCGATCACTTCACGTAAGCCACAAACTACACGCCACCGTATTATGGGGGTGGATACTGACGGGGATTACCAAGCAATTTACGTTGATACACCGGGACTTCATATTGAAGAAAAACGTGCAATCAACCGCTTGATGAACCGTGCTGCGAACTCATCATTGAGTGATGTAAACCTTGTTTTCTTCTTAGTTGATGGTACCCATTGGACTAACGATGATGAGATGGTGCTGACTAAGCTTCAAAAAGCGAACTTCCCTGTTGTTTTGTGTGTAAACAAAGTGGACAACGTGCAAGATCGCAACGAAGTGATGCTGCACATGATGGAGATGTCGAAGAAGATGGAGTTTGTTGATGTCGTGCCTATTTCGGCGAAACATGGCAAAAATATCGACGTTTTACGCAAGCATGTTCGTGACCATCTTCCTAAGGCGATTCACCATTTCCCTGAAGAGTATGTGACCGACCGTTCTCAGCGGTTCATGGCTTCTGAGATCGTACGTGAAAAACTGATGCGTTTTACTGGTGAAGAGCTGCCTTATTCAGTTACGGTTGAAATTGAACGCTTCGACTACAACCCAGAAACGGATGGTTTCCATATCAATGCCTTAATTTTGGTTGAACGCAGTGGCCAGAAGAAAATGGTGATTGGTAAAGGCGGCGAAAAGATCAAGACCATTGGTCGAGAAGCTCGTTTAGATATGGAAGAATTATTCGGTCGTAAGGTTTACTTAGAGACTTGGGTCAAAGTGAAATCGGGTTGGGCAGATGACGAACGTGCATTGCGCTCTCTGGGTTACATTGACGATCTATAA
- a CDS encoding SoxR reducing system RseC family protein, whose product MMTALATVAAVSSHPDGYQVELNCEQQTSCSSCASQKSCGTGIVSKAVGSKQLHWQLKTRKAVREGQVVEIGLPEKSLLFSAALVYLVPLFALIIGTLIGQWWLAPLLSAGEGVVILNALLFTAGGIVLAKRLARKQEHESSQNVVLLRVLGEPIS is encoded by the coding sequence ATGATGACCGCACTTGCAACTGTCGCTGCGGTGAGCTCTCACCCTGATGGTTATCAAGTAGAGCTCAACTGTGAGCAGCAAACCAGCTGCTCTAGTTGCGCTTCTCAGAAAAGCTGTGGAACAGGAATTGTTTCAAAAGCGGTTGGAAGTAAGCAGTTACACTGGCAGCTAAAAACTCGCAAAGCGGTACGAGAAGGGCAGGTTGTTGAGATTGGCTTACCTGAGAAGAGCTTGCTGTTTTCAGCCGCGCTGGTGTATTTAGTACCGTTATTTGCGCTAATTATCGGAACTTTGATTGGACAGTGGTGGCTAGCACCATTATTAAGTGCTGGTGAAGGCGTCGTTATTTTAAATGCTCTCCTGTTTACCGCTGGTGGAATCGTGCTTGCTAAGCGACTGGCAAGGAAACAGGAACATGAGTCCTCACAAAATGTCGTGTTACTTAGAGTTCTGGGCGAACCAATTAGCTAG
- the hemL gene encoding glutamate-1-semialdehyde 2,1-aminomutase has product MTKSAELYQKAQQTIPGGVNSPVRAFNGVGGSPIFIERADGPLVFDADGKAYIDYVGSWGPMILGHNHAVIREAVIDAAQRGLSFGAPTEMEIVMAELVSELVPSMEQVRMVSSGTEATMSAIRLARGYTGRDKIIKFEGCYHGHADSLLVKAGSGALTLGQPSSPGVPADFAKYTLTATFNDLDSVRELFAANKGEIACIIVEPVAGNMNCIPPVEGFHEGLREICDQEGALLIFDEVMTGFRVALGCAQGHYNIKPDLTTLGKVIGGGMPVGAFGGRKEVMQYIAPTGPVYQAGTLSGNPVAMAAGYACLNLLKEEGNEKRLAAKTKQLADGFKELADKHGIPLLVNQVGGMFGFFFTDQERITCYEDVTKCDVERFKRFFHLMLDHGVYLAPSAFEASFTSLAHGSKEIDATLEAADRSFAIMAQEI; this is encoded by the coding sequence ATGACCAAATCAGCAGAACTCTATCAAAAAGCGCAGCAGACCATTCCGGGTGGTGTTAATTCTCCAGTGCGTGCTTTCAATGGTGTGGGTGGTTCGCCAATTTTTATTGAACGAGCTGATGGCCCATTGGTTTTCGATGCTGATGGTAAAGCGTACATTGATTATGTTGGCTCTTGGGGCCCAATGATCCTTGGTCACAACCACGCGGTTATTCGTGAAGCGGTGATTGATGCTGCTCAACGTGGGTTAAGTTTTGGTGCGCCGACCGAAATGGAAATTGTAATGGCGGAACTGGTTTCTGAATTAGTCCCTTCCATGGAACAGGTTCGTATGGTGAGCTCGGGCACAGAAGCAACAATGAGCGCAATCCGATTGGCTCGTGGTTATACAGGCCGCGACAAAATCATCAAGTTTGAGGGCTGTTACCACGGACACGCCGATAGTCTTTTAGTAAAAGCAGGCTCCGGTGCACTCACACTGGGTCAACCAAGCTCTCCTGGCGTACCAGCCGACTTTGCTAAGTACACGTTAACTGCAACATTTAACGATCTTGACTCAGTGCGTGAATTGTTTGCCGCTAATAAAGGGGAAATTGCTTGTATCATCGTTGAGCCTGTTGCGGGCAACATGAACTGTATCCCACCAGTAGAAGGCTTCCACGAAGGTCTGCGTGAAATCTGTGATCAAGAAGGCGCACTTTTGATTTTTGATGAAGTCATGACTGGATTCCGCGTAGCATTAGGCTGCGCTCAAGGTCACTACAACATCAAGCCTGATCTCACTACGCTTGGTAAAGTGATCGGTGGCGGCATGCCTGTAGGCGCATTTGGCGGCCGTAAAGAAGTGATGCAGTACATTGCTCCAACAGGTCCGGTATACCAAGCTGGGACGCTCTCAGGCAACCCTGTTGCAATGGCTGCAGGTTACGCGTGTCTGAATCTGTTGAAAGAAGAAGGTAACGAAAAACGCCTCGCCGCTAAAACCAAACAACTTGCCGATGGCTTCAAAGAACTCGCAGATAAACACGGCATCCCATTACTGGTAAATCAAGTGGGTGGTATGTTCGGTTTCTTCTTTACTGATCAAGAACGTATTACGTGCTACGAAGACGTGACGAAATGCGATGTTGAGCGCTTTAAGCGCTTCTTCCACCTGATGCTTGATCACGGTGTATACCTTGCGCCTTCAGCCTTTGAGGCAAGTTTTACCTCTTTAGCTCACGGCAGTAAAGAAATCGACGCGACCTTGGAAGCCGCTGATCGTAGTTTTGCCATCATGGCACAAGAAATCTAA
- the lepA gene encoding translation elongation factor 4 produces the protein MKHIRNFSIIAHIDHGKSTLSDRLIQVCGGLSDREMAAQVLDSMDLERERGITIKSQSVTLNYTAKDGETYQLNFIDTPGHVDFAYEVSRSLAACEGALLVVDAGQGVEAQTLANCYTAIEMDLEVVPILNKIDLPAADPERVAEEIEEIVGIDAMEATRCSAKTGIGVDDVLENIVSAIPAPEGDPEAPLQALIIDSWFDNYLGVVSLVRIKNGELKKNDKIKVMSTGQVWGVDRLGIFTPKQVDTDILRTGEVGWVVCGIKDILGAPVGDTLTLAKHGCDSPLPGFKKVKPQVYAGLFPVSSDDYENFRDALGKLSLNDASLFYEPENSAALGFGFRCGFLGMLHMEIIQERLEREYDLDLITTAPTVVYEVEETNGNLLYVDSPAKLPAVNDIEEIREPIARCNILVPSEYLGNVITLCVEKRGVQVDMVYHGNQVAVTYDIPMAEVVLDFFDRLKSTSRGYASLDYNFQRFEASNMVRVDVLLNGDTVDALAMITHKDQSQTRGRQLVEKMKEFIPRQMFDIAIQAAIGNHIIARSTVKQLRKNVIAKCYGGDVSRKKKLLKKQKEGKKRMKQIGNVELPQEAFLAILHVGKD, from the coding sequence ATGAAGCACATTCGTAATTTTTCGATTATCGCCCACATCGACCATGGTAAGTCGACCCTATCAGACCGTTTAATCCAAGTATGTGGTGGATTAAGCGACCGTGAAATGGCCGCACAGGTTCTGGACTCCATGGATCTAGAGCGCGAGCGTGGTATCACCATCAAATCACAGAGTGTGACGCTAAACTACACCGCTAAAGATGGTGAAACTTATCAGCTGAACTTCATCGATACTCCGGGACACGTTGACTTCGCATATGAAGTATCTCGTTCTCTAGCCGCATGTGAAGGTGCGCTATTGGTTGTTGATGCAGGTCAGGGTGTAGAGGCTCAAACTCTTGCTAACTGTTACACTGCGATCGAAATGGATCTAGAGGTTGTGCCAATCCTCAACAAGATTGACCTTCCTGCTGCAGACCCTGAGCGTGTCGCGGAAGAGATCGAAGAAATCGTTGGTATTGATGCGATGGAAGCTACGCGCTGTAGTGCGAAGACGGGCATCGGTGTTGATGATGTACTTGAGAATATCGTTTCTGCTATTCCGGCACCAGAAGGTGATCCTGAAGCTCCACTACAAGCACTGATTATTGACTCGTGGTTTGATAACTACCTCGGTGTCGTTTCTCTGGTTCGTATTAAGAACGGCGAACTGAAGAAGAACGACAAGATCAAAGTGATGAGCACTGGCCAAGTATGGGGGGTGGACCGTCTTGGTATCTTCACACCTAAACAGGTCGATACAGATATCTTGCGCACAGGTGAAGTAGGCTGGGTTGTCTGTGGTATCAAAGATATCTTAGGCGCGCCAGTGGGTGATACGCTAACGCTAGCTAAACACGGTTGTGACTCTCCATTACCAGGCTTTAAGAAAGTAAAACCTCAGGTATACGCGGGCCTATTCCCAGTATCCTCTGATGACTATGAAAACTTCCGTGACGCGCTAGGCAAGCTTAGCCTGAATGATGCGTCTCTTTTCTATGAGCCAGAAAACTCAGCAGCACTTGGTTTTGGTTTCCGTTGTGGCTTCCTTGGTATGCTGCACATGGAAATTATCCAAGAGCGTCTAGAGCGTGAATATGATCTCGATCTGATCACAACAGCGCCAACCGTAGTGTACGAAGTTGAAGAGACCAACGGTAATCTTCTATATGTCGATAGCCCGGCTAAGCTACCTGCTGTTAACGATATCGAAGAAATCCGTGAGCCTATCGCTCGCTGTAATATCCTTGTCCCTTCAGAGTACTTAGGTAACGTAATTACTCTGTGTGTTGAGAAGCGTGGCGTTCAGGTAGATATGGTTTACCACGGTAACCAAGTTGCTGTGACGTACGATATTCCAATGGCAGAAGTGGTATTGGATTTCTTTGACCGCTTGAAGTCGACATCTCGTGGCTACGCCTCGTTGGATTACAACTTCCAACGCTTTGAAGCGTCTAACATGGTTCGTGTTGATGTGCTTCTAAACGGTGACACTGTTGATGCACTGGCAATGATCACTCATAAAGATCAATCTCAGACTCGTGGTCGTCAGCTGGTTGAGAAGATGAAAGAGTTCATTCCTCGCCAGATGTTTGATATTGCGATTCAAGCGGCAATTGGTAACCACATCATCGCCCGTTCAACCGTTAAGCAGCTACGTAAGAACGTAATTGCGAAATGTTACGGTGGTGACGTGAGCCGTAAGAAGAAACTTCTGAAGAAACAGAAAGAAGGTAAGAAACGTATGAAGCAGATCGGTAACGTCGAACTGCCTCAAGAAGCGTTCCTAGCGATTCTTCATGTTGGTAAAGACTAG